A genomic stretch from Prochlorococcus marinus str. MIT 9312 includes:
- a CDS encoding NAD(P)/FAD-dependent oxidoreductase, producing the protein MKEFDVVIIGGGLSGSSSALNLSKKGYSVLVIEKENCQDYKPCAGGMASSMQKFLPLDIKDSIESKIKNVEFRWKASDNVTADLTGESPFWIIKREKLDQLLLDESLRNGVQIIRPVLVEKIIKKNDKWEITCNNKRKYISEFLVVADGSQSKWAGYFKLGPRKPKFANTISLRLKGLGAIPRDAVRFEFGFIKYGFAWAFPLKESLNIGLGTFINNGLLENQTINNQVIRSFGFDDLSYKTINKKLRIWNGLHPINNDKVLAVGDAASLCDPFLAEGIRPSLISSFYAAECIDQCLTGKVHDLNLYTTEINNNWGRSMAWGRRIAQVFYRFPRTGYQLGVKRKTAPKRIAQILSGEMNYEDIAKRVIKRLLTKSGI; encoded by the coding sequence TTGAAAGAATTTGATGTCGTAATAATTGGTGGAGGTTTATCAGGATCTTCTTCCGCTCTTAACCTATCAAAAAAAGGATATTCTGTTCTAGTTATTGAAAAAGAAAATTGCCAAGATTACAAACCATGTGCCGGAGGAATGGCGTCTTCAATGCAAAAATTTCTACCTTTAGACATAAAAGATTCCATAGAGTCAAAAATTAAGAATGTTGAATTCAGATGGAAGGCTTCTGATAATGTGACCGCTGATCTTACTGGTGAATCGCCTTTTTGGATTATTAAAAGAGAGAAACTTGATCAATTATTACTAGATGAATCCTTGAGGAATGGAGTTCAAATAATAAGGCCAGTATTAGTAGAAAAAATCATAAAAAAAAATGATAAATGGGAAATTACGTGCAATAACAAAAGAAAATATATATCTGAATTTCTTGTTGTTGCAGACGGATCTCAATCCAAATGGGCAGGATATTTCAAATTGGGGCCAAGAAAACCTAAATTTGCAAACACAATCTCACTAAGATTGAAAGGTTTAGGTGCAATTCCTAGAGATGCAGTTAGGTTTGAGTTTGGATTTATAAAATATGGATTTGCATGGGCATTCCCCCTAAAAGAGAGCTTAAATATTGGTTTAGGTACTTTTATAAATAACGGTCTTCTAGAAAATCAGACTATAAATAATCAAGTTATTAGAAGCTTCGGATTTGATGATTTGTCTTACAAAACAATTAATAAGAAATTGAGAATATGGAATGGCCTCCACCCAATAAATAATGATAAAGTTTTAGCGGTTGGAGATGCAGCCTCTCTATGCGATCCATTTTTAGCTGAAGGAATTAGACCTTCTTTAATTAGCAGTTTTTATGCTGCAGAATGCATAGATCAATGCCTAACTGGGAAAGTACATGATTTAAATCTTTACACAACAGAAATTAACAACAATTGGGGGAGATCAATGGCTTGGGGGAGAAGGATTGCGCAGGTCTTTTATAGATTTCCGAGAACAGGATATCAATTAGGTGTCAAAAGAAAAACAGCACCTAAACGTATTGCCCAAATATTATCAGGGGAAATGAATTATGAAGACATAGCAAAAAGAGTTATAAAAAGGCTTTTAACAAAGAGTGGGATTTAG
- the frr gene encoding ribosome recycling factor — protein sequence MKEQEIQENMNKSIEATQRNFNTIRTGRANASLLDRISVEYYGAETPIKSLATISTVDSQTISIQPFDISCLQAIEKSISMSDLGITPNNDGKVIRINVPPLTEERRKEFCKLASKYAEEGKVALRNIRRDAVDKEKKDEKDGLISIDESRDNQSEIQKITNKFIALIETKLSEKEKEILKV from the coding sequence ATGAAAGAACAAGAAATTCAAGAAAACATGAATAAAAGTATTGAAGCCACGCAAAGAAACTTTAATACTATAAGAACTGGGAGAGCTAATGCTTCATTGTTAGACAGAATAAGTGTTGAGTACTATGGTGCAGAAACACCAATCAAATCTCTTGCCACAATAAGTACTGTTGATTCACAAACAATTTCAATACAACCTTTCGATATTTCATGTTTGCAAGCTATAGAAAAATCTATTTCCATGAGCGATTTAGGTATTACTCCAAATAATGATGGTAAAGTAATAAGAATAAATGTTCCTCCCTTAACAGAGGAAAGAAGAAAGGAATTTTGTAAATTAGCTTCTAAATATGCAGAGGAAGGAAAAGTAGCTTTAAGGAATATTAGAAGAGATGCTGTTGATAAAGAAAAAAAAGACGAAAAAGATGGTCTTATTTCTATTGACGAATCAAGAGATAATCAATCTGAAATTCAGAAAATTACCAATAAATTTATTGCCTTAATAGAAACTAAATTATCCGAAAAAGAGAAGGAAATTCTAAAAGTTTGA
- the pyrH gene encoding UMP kinase encodes MTYKRVLLKLSGEALMGEKPYGIDPAIVQSIAEDVSKVVGNNIQLAIVVGGGNIFRGLKGSADGMDRATADYVGMLATVMNAISLQDGLERVGVATRVQTAIEMQEIAEPYIRRRAMRHLEKGRVVVFGGGCGNPFFTTDTTAALRAAEINAEVVMKATKVDGVYNCDPNKFQDAKKYTNLSYQQVLSDEIAVMDSTAIALCKDNNIPIMVFDIFKKGNISKAVAGEAIGSLIS; translated from the coding sequence ATGACTTACAAAAGAGTTCTCTTAAAACTTAGTGGTGAAGCACTAATGGGTGAAAAACCTTATGGGATTGATCCTGCTATAGTTCAGTCAATTGCAGAAGACGTTTCAAAAGTAGTCGGAAATAATATTCAACTTGCAATAGTTGTTGGGGGTGGGAACATTTTTAGGGGACTTAAAGGCTCTGCAGATGGCATGGATAGAGCGACAGCTGATTATGTGGGCATGCTAGCAACAGTAATGAATGCGATTTCACTTCAAGATGGTTTGGAAAGAGTAGGAGTAGCAACCAGAGTTCAAACTGCAATAGAAATGCAGGAAATTGCAGAGCCCTATATTAGAAGAAGGGCCATGAGGCACCTAGAAAAAGGTAGGGTTGTTGTTTTCGGAGGTGGGTGCGGAAATCCATTTTTCACAACTGACACGACGGCAGCTCTTAGGGCAGCAGAGATAAATGCTGAGGTTGTCATGAAAGCCACCAAAGTTGATGGAGTATATAATTGTGATCCCAATAAATTTCAAGACGCAAAAAAATATACCAATCTCAGTTATCAACAAGTTCTTAGTGATGAAATCGCAGTAATGGACAGTACTGCAATTGCGCTTTGCAAAGACAATAATATCCCTATTATGGTATTTGATATATTCAAAAAAGGGAACATCTCTAAAGCTGTCGCTGGGGAGGCTATAGGTTCATTAATTAGTTAA
- the cobO gene encoding cob(I)yrinic acid a,c-diamide adenosyltransferase, whose protein sequence is MQEQPLSSEKIFNLDNQAKELGMGGKLSPENDESSYKKRMQQRKDIQAERLQIRKTKKGLLIVFTGNGKGKTTASLGMALRTIGHGYKVAIIQFIKGGWTTGEEKALKNLSSNISWHSLGEGFTWETQDRIRDEKLVQEAWRLAKKYIKNDSYKLIILDEINIATKLGYLASEEIITFFKSLNNRKNHVVLTGRGASDSIINYADLVTEMKLIRHPFKEQGIKAQKCVEF, encoded by the coding sequence ATGCAAGAGCAACCATTATCTTCCGAGAAAATATTCAACCTCGATAATCAAGCCAAAGAACTTGGAATGGGAGGCAAGCTATCCCCAGAAAACGATGAGAGCTCATATAAAAAAAGAATGCAGCAAAGAAAAGATATTCAAGCTGAAAGATTACAAATTAGAAAAACAAAAAAAGGATTATTGATTGTTTTTACGGGGAATGGCAAAGGTAAAACAACTGCATCTTTAGGGATGGCATTAAGGACAATAGGGCACGGTTATAAAGTAGCAATTATTCAATTTATTAAAGGGGGCTGGACCACTGGAGAAGAAAAAGCACTGAAGAATTTGTCTTCAAACATATCTTGGCATTCATTAGGAGAGGGATTTACTTGGGAAACACAAGATAGAATTAGGGATGAAAAATTAGTTCAAGAAGCATGGCGACTTGCCAAAAAATATATTAAGAATGATTCTTATAAACTTATAATCCTTGATGAAATTAATATAGCTACAAAACTTGGCTATCTTGCTTCAGAAGAAATAATCACCTTTTTTAAAAGTTTAAATAATAGAAAAAATCATGTTGTTTTAACTGGAAGGGGAGCATCTGATTCTATTATCAATTACGCTGATCTAGTTACAGAAATGAAGCTAATAAGACATCCTTTCAAAGAACAAGGAATAAAAGCTCAAAAGTGCGTTGAGTTCTAG
- a CDS encoding site-specific integrase, translating to MNVIQEINNVNDKFATQGSKLRIEKRGEKLNIRGSLPTKEDKNNFKIQRISLGIKADISGLEEAKKKLKLINLQLELNQFDWINWINKPNKKEIKNDFEFSKRLNQFEEFFFKERKNEYLTSTRKTTWRSSYKPYMKRILYIYDIDNNEDLEIIFQKALESYKEGSRSRKQCATSLSVLAKFLDIKLPENWKLNSKGYGLNKAGYRDLPTDELIEKLWDKIPNNSWKFVFGLMATYGLRNHEVFFCDLSSLTNFGDKIIRVLPTTKTGEHQIWPFHPEWVEKFELTKLGKNPELLPNINRDLKITTLQNIGKKITDQFKRYSLQIKPYDLRHAWAVRTIFYDLPDTVAARMMGHSVSLHTQTYHHWITKRDQQQAVNNALLRVKRAKSL from the coding sequence ATGAACGTAATTCAGGAAATTAATAATGTCAATGATAAATTTGCTACTCAAGGAAGCAAGCTTAGAATTGAAAAAAGAGGAGAGAAATTAAATATCAGAGGTTCACTACCTACTAAAGAAGATAAAAATAACTTTAAAATTCAAAGAATATCTCTTGGTATAAAGGCTGATATTTCTGGATTAGAGGAGGCTAAAAAAAAATTAAAATTAATCAATTTGCAACTAGAACTAAATCAATTTGACTGGATTAATTGGATAAATAAACCTAATAAAAAGGAAATAAAAAATGATTTTGAATTTTCAAAAAGATTAAATCAATTTGAGGAATTTTTCTTTAAAGAAAGAAAAAATGAATATTTAACCAGCACTAGAAAAACTACTTGGAGAAGTTCTTATAAGCCCTATATGAAAAGAATTCTTTATATTTATGATATTGATAACAATGAAGATTTAGAAATTATATTTCAAAAAGCACTTGAAAGTTACAAGGAAGGGAGTAGAAGTAGGAAACAATGCGCTACTTCCCTAAGTGTTTTAGCAAAGTTTTTGGACATTAAACTCCCAGAAAATTGGAAATTAAATTCTAAAGGATATGGCCTAAATAAAGCAGGCTATAGAGATCTCCCCACAGACGAGTTGATAGAGAAACTTTGGGATAAGATACCAAACAACTCTTGGAAATTTGTTTTTGGTCTTATGGCTACATATGGATTAAGAAATCACGAAGTGTTTTTTTGTGACTTAAGTTCTTTAACAAATTTTGGAGACAAGATCATTAGAGTTTTACCTACGACGAAAACAGGGGAACATCAAATTTGGCCATTTCATCCTGAATGGGTAGAAAAGTTCGAATTAACAAAACTTGGTAAAAATCCAGAACTACTACCAAATATTAATAGAGACCTTAAAATCACAACCTTACAAAATATTGGAAAAAAAATTACAGACCAGTTTAAGCGATACTCTTTACAGATAAAACCTTATGATCTAAGGCATGCTTGGGCAGTAAGAACAATTTTTTATGATTTACCTGATACTGTAGCTGCCAGAATGATGGGACATTCGGTAAGCTTACATACTCAAACTTATCACCACTGGATTACTAAAAGAGATCAACAACAGGCAGTCAATAATGCACTTTTAAGAGTTAAGAGAGCTAAAAGTCTTTAA
- the hemH gene encoding ferrochelatase — protein sequence MNKIGVLLMNLGGPERITDVGPFLYNLFSDPEIIRTPFPAFQKPLAWLISTLRSTTSQQAYLSIGGGSPIRRITEQQARELQSKLREKGLNATTYIAMRYWHPFTESAIADMKADCVDQIVVLPLYPHFSISTSGSSFRELKKLRDSDNDFKKIPMRCVRSWFSQSGYLKSMVELISQQISCCESPPNAHIFFTAHGVPKSYVEEAGDPYKQQIEDCSLLIINELEKYLGHSNPHTLSYQSRVGPVEWLKPYTEEVLADLGKSNVEDLIVVPISFVGEHIETLQEIDIEYKEIAEKAGIKNFRRVKALNTHPTFIEGLSDLVISCLEEPQVNIEEASKLPEKVKLYPQEKWQWGWNNSSEVWNGRVAMIVFLVLFIELIAGSGPLHRLGIL from the coding sequence ATGAATAAAATAGGCGTCTTGCTAATGAATTTAGGGGGGCCTGAACGCATTACCGATGTCGGCCCATTCTTATATAATCTTTTTTCTGATCCAGAGATAATCAGGACTCCTTTTCCTGCTTTTCAAAAACCTTTAGCTTGGTTAATTAGTACGCTTAGAAGTACCACTTCACAACAAGCTTATCTTTCTATAGGTGGAGGATCACCCATTAGAAGGATAACTGAACAACAAGCAAGAGAATTGCAATCTAAATTAAGGGAGAAAGGTTTAAATGCTACTACTTATATCGCTATGAGGTATTGGCATCCTTTTACGGAATCAGCAATTGCTGATATGAAAGCAGATTGTGTAGATCAAATTGTTGTACTACCTTTGTATCCACATTTTTCAATAAGTACAAGTGGTTCAAGCTTTAGGGAATTAAAAAAATTAAGAGATTCCGATAATGATTTTAAGAAAATCCCAATGCGATGTGTAAGAAGTTGGTTCAGTCAATCAGGTTATTTAAAGTCAATGGTCGAATTAATTTCCCAACAAATTTCCTGTTGTGAATCACCTCCAAATGCACATATATTTTTTACTGCTCATGGAGTTCCCAAGAGTTATGTAGAGGAAGCTGGAGACCCTTATAAACAACAAATTGAAGATTGTTCCTTATTGATAATTAATGAGCTGGAAAAATATTTAGGGCACAGTAACCCGCATACACTTTCTTACCAAAGTAGAGTTGGTCCAGTTGAATGGTTGAAACCTTACACCGAAGAAGTGTTAGCAGATCTTGGGAAGTCTAATGTTGAAGATCTTATTGTGGTTCCAATAAGTTTCGTTGGAGAGCATATTGAAACATTGCAAGAAATTGACATTGAATATAAAGAAATTGCCGAAAAAGCTGGTATTAAAAACTTTCGTAGAGTGAAGGCTCTAAATACTCATCCTACTTTTATTGAGGGTCTTAGTGATTTAGTAATTTCTTGCCTGGAAGAGCCTCAAGTTAATATAGAGGAGGCTTCTAAGTTACCTGAAAAAGTTAAACTTTATCCCCAAGAGAAATGGCAATGGGGTTGGAATAATAGTTCAGAGGTGTGGAATGGGAGAGTTGCCATGATCGTTTTTCTGGTACTTTTTATAGAACTAATTGCAGGCTCTGGACCCTTACATAGGCTTGGGATTTTATGA
- the ilvB gene encoding biosynthetic-type acetolactate synthase large subunit, with the protein MTLTSRSLLKDSSKNENSVWITGADALMDALKINGVKVIFGYPGGAILPIYDSVHKAEQDGWLKHYMVRHEQGGSHAADGYARSTGEVGVCFGTSGPGATNLVTGIATAQMDSIPLVVVTGQVPRPAIGTDAFQETDIFGITLPIVKHSWVIRDPANIAKVVSEAFFIASSGRPGPVLIDIPKDVGQEFFHYQRVLPGEIIPKGFKRNGDINDSDIKKAIKLIEDSERPLLYVGGGAISSGSHDEIRTLAKNYQIPVTTTLMGKGAFDEKDNLSVGMLGMHGTAYANFAVTECDLLIAIGARFDDRVTGKLDTFAPNAKVIHIDIDPAEVNKNRRVDVAIVSDVSKAVRKINEKSRDNKFACQTKKWLEKIDFWKNKHPLYEPPQEGEIYPQEVLLKVRELLPEAYVTTDVGQHQMWAAQYLRNSPRKWISSAGLGTMGFGLPAAIGVKAALPNSDVICIAGDASVLMNIQELGTLSQYGLNVKLIIINNRWQGMVRQWQESFYNERYSSSDMSCGEPDFVKLAESFGVKGYLISDRKQLQNELQHALNHDGPALINILVRRGENCYPMVPPGKSNAQMVGYVNCEE; encoded by the coding sequence GTGACTCTTACTTCGAGATCCTTGTTAAAGGATAGTTCAAAAAATGAAAATTCCGTTTGGATAACTGGTGCAGATGCACTCATGGATGCTCTAAAAATTAATGGGGTAAAGGTTATATTTGGATATCCTGGAGGAGCTATATTACCAATATATGACTCTGTTCATAAGGCAGAGCAAGATGGTTGGTTAAAGCATTATATGGTAAGACATGAACAAGGAGGTTCTCATGCGGCTGATGGATATGCGAGATCTACTGGTGAGGTAGGGGTATGTTTTGGGACCTCAGGTCCAGGTGCAACAAATTTGGTAACTGGAATTGCAACTGCTCAAATGGATTCAATACCTCTAGTAGTAGTTACAGGTCAAGTTCCAAGACCTGCAATAGGGACAGATGCTTTTCAAGAAACTGATATTTTTGGCATAACTCTTCCAATAGTTAAACATTCATGGGTAATAAGAGATCCTGCAAACATCGCGAAAGTAGTTTCAGAAGCTTTTTTTATAGCCTCTTCTGGAAGACCCGGCCCTGTTTTAATTGACATACCCAAGGATGTAGGTCAAGAATTCTTTCATTACCAAAGAGTTTTGCCTGGTGAGATTATTCCTAAGGGATTTAAAAGAAATGGAGACATTAATGATAGTGATATCAAAAAGGCTATTAAATTAATAGAAGACTCTGAAAGACCTCTTCTCTATGTTGGCGGTGGTGCAATATCTTCCGGGTCTCATGATGAAATAAGAACTTTGGCAAAAAATTATCAAATACCAGTTACTACGACATTAATGGGTAAAGGAGCTTTTGACGAAAAAGATAATCTATCAGTTGGGATGTTAGGAATGCACGGAACTGCTTACGCAAACTTTGCAGTAACAGAATGTGATCTTTTAATAGCTATTGGAGCTAGATTTGATGATAGAGTGACTGGAAAATTAGATACTTTTGCACCTAATGCAAAGGTCATTCATATAGATATTGATCCAGCAGAAGTTAATAAAAATAGGCGTGTAGATGTTGCAATTGTCTCTGATGTTTCAAAAGCTGTTCGCAAAATTAATGAAAAATCTCGGGATAACAAATTTGCTTGTCAGACGAAGAAATGGTTAGAAAAAATTGATTTTTGGAAAAATAAACATCCCTTGTATGAACCTCCTCAAGAAGGAGAAATTTATCCTCAAGAAGTTCTTTTGAAAGTTAGGGAACTTTTACCTGAAGCTTATGTAACTACAGATGTAGGACAACATCAGATGTGGGCGGCTCAATATCTTAGGAATTCTCCAAGAAAATGGATTAGTAGTGCTGGCTTAGGAACTATGGGTTTTGGATTGCCAGCGGCAATTGGAGTTAAAGCAGCCTTACCTAATTCAGATGTAATATGCATAGCTGGAGATGCTAGCGTCTTAATGAATATTCAAGAATTAGGAACCTTATCTCAATATGGTTTAAATGTTAAGTTAATTATCATAAATAATCGCTGGCAAGGGATGGTGAGGCAATGGCAGGAAAGTTTCTACAATGAAAGGTATTCCTCATCTGACATGAGTTGTGGCGAACCTGATTTTGTAAAACTTGCTGAGTCTTTCGGAGTTAAGGGATACTTAATTTCTGATAGAAAACAATTACAGAATGAATTACAACATGCGCTTAATCATGACGGCCCTGCCTTGATTAATATTCTTGTCAGAAGAGGTGAAAATTGCTATCCAATGGTCCCTCCTGGGAAAAGTAACGCTCAAATGGTTGGATATGTTAATTGTGAAGAATAA
- the pgeF gene encoding peptidoglycan editing factor PgeF, protein MGEGTIPYKDIHFSKNKIFIQNKKFEYYSSPILSKYKFPHAYFTKSSSKKFLQLLGNFFNENHVNCVSNQIHSNSIVFGSHSQKGSEIDADGLIGDKFNQNLWVYTADCMPIFFADKSTRNVAALHCGRKGLEKKIIKNMVKIFDNLGTSRDDLLVAIGPSISKEHYLVDKKTLNEFYRKAENKRIAVNLTKFENFFYVNDLNNLKKRNFNQLNLKRFAHRQLLNENIPDTNIDISNLCTYKLKDEFNSWRRSKTISRQWSFIHS, encoded by the coding sequence TTGGGAGAGGGAACTATTCCTTATAAAGATATACATTTCTCAAAAAATAAAATTTTCATTCAAAACAAAAAATTTGAGTACTATTCATCACCTATTCTTAGTAAATATAAATTTCCACATGCTTACTTTACGAAGTCTAGCTCTAAGAAATTTCTTCAATTATTAGGAAATTTCTTTAATGAAAATCATGTAAATTGCGTTTCTAATCAAATTCACAGTAATTCGATAGTTTTTGGATCACATTCGCAAAAAGGGAGTGAGATTGATGCAGATGGTCTTATTGGTGATAAATTTAATCAAAACTTGTGGGTTTACACAGCTGATTGCATGCCAATATTTTTTGCAGACAAAAGTACAAGAAATGTAGCAGCCTTGCATTGTGGAAGAAAAGGCTTAGAAAAAAAAATAATAAAAAATATGGTTAAAATTTTTGATAATTTAGGAACTTCTAGAGATGACTTACTTGTTGCGATAGGGCCATCAATATCGAAGGAACATTATCTAGTTGATAAAAAGACACTAAATGAATTTTATAGAAAGGCCGAAAATAAAAGAATAGCAGTCAACTTGACTAAATTTGAAAATTTTTTTTATGTTAATGATTTAAATAACTTGAAAAAGCGAAACTTTAATCAACTTAATCTAAAAAGATTCGCTCATAGACAACTTTTGAATGAAAATATTCCTGATACAAATATCGACATCTCCAATTTATGCACATACAAATTAAAAGATGAATTTAATTCCTGGAGAAGGAGCAAAACAATCTCAAGGCAATGGAGTTTTATTCACTCATAA
- a CDS encoding Tab2 family RNA-binding protein — translation MNINKKKETSPELKISDWELDFYSRPIIEANGKKRWELIICSTRSYETKDIFLWNKKCPASEVNSIWLTKALNEALNEARKEGWAKPSIVRFWRSSMKSIIKKSLEATNIEALVSRRTYNLFDRIEFLEKDIYPKEKGYVRGVLAPTFTSTMESSPTPLPEAVRGDALTISEISVGELKSAQNWPIEFGDIFPIHQPLDNNELIPGLRLFSKERSLALSAWFSSLEPIKLIISKNQLILEASEDDKWLVTDLPEKDANILSTKFLENKKNSFGYQFISIQSTPYIEKFAGFWILRDIELIK, via the coding sequence ATGAATATTAATAAGAAAAAAGAAACAAGTCCTGAATTAAAAATTTCAGATTGGGAATTAGACTTTTATTCAAGACCAATAATTGAAGCAAATGGAAAAAAAAGATGGGAGTTAATTATTTGCTCTACAAGAAGTTATGAGACAAAAGATATTTTTCTTTGGAATAAAAAATGCCCTGCTAGTGAAGTTAATTCGATATGGCTTACAAAAGCTCTTAATGAAGCACTAAATGAAGCGAGAAAAGAAGGGTGGGCGAAACCTTCAATAGTTAGATTCTGGAGATCTTCAATGAAGTCCATAATTAAAAAGTCACTGGAAGCCACTAATATTGAGGCACTTGTTAGTAGAAGAACCTATAATTTGTTCGATAGAATAGAATTTCTTGAAAAAGATATTTATCCAAAGGAAAAAGGCTACGTAAGAGGTGTACTAGCTCCAACTTTTACTTCTACAATGGAAAGCTCACCTACACCCTTACCAGAAGCAGTGAGAGGCGATGCTTTAACTATCTCTGAAATATCTGTTGGCGAATTGAAATCAGCACAAAATTGGCCAATTGAATTTGGAGATATTTTTCCAATTCATCAACCATTGGATAATAATGAATTAATTCCTGGATTAAGACTTTTTAGCAAAGAAAGATCTTTGGCACTTTCTGCATGGTTCAGTTCTTTAGAACCTATTAAATTAATAATAAGTAAAAACCAACTAATACTTGAAGCTTCGGAAGATGATAAGTGGCTTGTAACGGATTTACCAGAAAAAGATGCAAATATTTTAAGTACAAAGTTTTTAGAAAATAAAAAAAATTCCTTTGGTTATCAATTTATTTCCATACAGTCAACGCCATACATCGAAAAATTTGCAGGATTCTGGATCTTGAGAGATATTGAATTAATTAAATAA
- a CDS encoding S1 RNA-binding domain-containing protein translates to MGVSNKNAQDNIQPKGNKKNFKKPLQVLHISKKDTQKKSQEIQNEQNNSQEEIKKENIAIKPQIIKDESVNEIEDSNENTKAFDSSQQNLNRPLNFSEQNTDFQLERTVDEFDFDESAFLEALNENEPIGATGETISGKVIAIESDGLYVDIGGKAPGYMPKKECGLGVITNFKEKFSIGLEMEVLVIKEQNADGMVTVSARALILRQSWEKVSNSAKNGELIDVLINGFNRGGLTCDVDGLRGFIPRSQLEDGQDYQSFVGKTLKVAFLEVNPESRKLVLSEKKASLVSKLTSLDLGQLIEGEVLAVKPYGFFIDLGGASGLLHQSSLTKGSIRSLREIFREGEIIKALISEIDLEKGRIGLNTALLENSAGELIIDKEKVMREATDRALKTKALFDKKNQDK, encoded by the coding sequence ATGGGAGTCAGTAATAAAAATGCCCAAGATAATATCCAACCAAAGGGCAATAAAAAAAATTTTAAAAAACCTCTTCAGGTACTTCACATAAGCAAGAAGGATACTCAAAAAAAATCTCAAGAAATACAGAATGAACAAAACAATTCGCAAGAAGAAATTAAAAAAGAAAATATCGCAATCAAACCTCAAATAATTAAAGATGAATCAGTAAACGAAATTGAGGACAGTAATGAAAACACGAAAGCTTTTGATAGTTCTCAACAAAACTTAAATAGACCCCTTAATTTTTCTGAGCAAAACACAGATTTTCAATTAGAAAGAACAGTTGATGAATTCGATTTTGATGAAAGTGCTTTTTTGGAGGCTTTAAATGAAAATGAGCCAATTGGGGCTACAGGAGAAACAATTTCAGGGAAGGTTATAGCAATCGAAAGTGATGGCCTATATGTTGACATTGGTGGGAAAGCACCTGGTTATATGCCAAAAAAAGAATGTGGGTTGGGTGTCATAACTAACTTTAAAGAAAAATTCTCTATAGGCCTTGAAATGGAAGTCTTGGTTATAAAAGAACAAAATGCTGATGGGATGGTAACAGTGAGCGCTAGGGCATTAATTCTCAGGCAAAGTTGGGAGAAAGTTTCAAATTCCGCTAAAAATGGAGAATTAATTGACGTTTTAATTAATGGATTTAACAGAGGTGGACTTACATGTGATGTAGATGGATTGAGAGGATTCATCCCAAGATCCCAACTTGAAGATGGTCAAGATTATCAATCTTTTGTTGGCAAAACTCTAAAAGTAGCGTTCCTTGAGGTGAATCCAGAATCCAGAAAATTAGTTCTCTCTGAAAAGAAAGCATCATTAGTCTCTAAACTTACGAGTCTAGACTTGGGTCAATTAATTGAAGGAGAAGTTTTAGCAGTAAAACCATATGGCTTCTTTATTGATTTAGGTGGAGCTAGTGGACTTCTTCATCAATCCTCACTAACAAAAGGATCGATTCGTTCTTTACGAGAAATTTTTAGAGAAGGGGAAATTATAAAAGCTTTAATATCTGAAATTGACCTTGAGAAAGGGCGAATTGGTCTTAATACAGCCCTTTTAGAGAACTCTGCAGGAGAATTAATTATTGATAAAGAAAAAGTTATGCGAGAAGCCACTGATAGAGCACTAAAAACCAAAGCACTCTTCGACAAAAAAAATCAAGACAAATGA